A region of Bacteroidales bacterium DNA encodes the following proteins:
- a CDS encoding T9SS type A sorting domain-containing protein: MTNSTGMLKAFARNILIVNDSLDYAEPIYLPQPGLKSGKARIWPEKGVQAQNFMKIYPNPAKNLVIIEVRLKEIPNNAQVQIINLEGIVLDEIAVNQRYDYIVIPLSEFKSGTYLCKLSIGNKTVETKQFIISRF; this comes from the coding sequence ATGACCAATTCTACCGGCATGTTGAAAGCGTTCGCAAGAAATATCCTGATCGTTAATGATTCTCTTGATTATGCTGAACCCATTTACCTACCTCAACCTGGATTAAAATCAGGGAAAGCTAGGATTTGGCCTGAAAAAGGAGTTCAAGCTCAAAACTTCATGAAGATTTACCCTAATCCTGCAAAAAACCTTGTAATAATTGAAGTCAGGCTGAAAGAAATTCCCAATAATGCACAAGTTCAAATTATTAATTTAGAAGGAATCGTTTTAGATGAAATCGCTGTCAATCAGCGATATGACTATATTGTTATTCCATTATCTGAATTTAAATCAGGAACTTACTTATGCAAATTAAGTATTGGGAATAAAACTGTCGAAACAAAACAATTTATCATTTCCAGATTTTGA